One segment of Drosophila mauritiana strain mau12 chromosome 3R, ASM438214v1, whole genome shotgun sequence DNA contains the following:
- the LOC117142396 gene encoding nuclear factor related to kappa-B-binding protein — protein MSNINVNTVPRPSPNANGNPNANPNRSVASEEEEGDGRMSDSGSNSASSQQSRTSSSSSSDSSSGSLEDDPDGEDEDMSAQDAGSASETEDDTTTCQSDELELAQLTGRDIFRLPRGLCENASIFHEFFSLETWQQLPHHLQARLQPMLPDFSRLVSGQAQAGAEQQRTLVQLFNGGLQRFGQSPLLQLQRQLEEGNLRPDVLQLRRSIQHSGRREFRFQQAERLSLLAKELFLSREQLLQHAYTSAPPSDGALGKNLPRPRSRKRKPPTLSMENKFCSQRAKKRYAQELLELIGELEAKPGDISAEEEEEDEECRQLMDRLAKGPQEFKLEEPKAPEPAGPGRPSNAADKKCIYNTFFKRRPGVDDDLVLRSMQAEKIPKLNDKNFRKYLRDYKRRKLEQPESPEFDTSEVRLRDICTRAQFVGSFKPGRKPKALMARLNPDPPALVPIGVTPTKNEFVDEEPMLLDEPQQLYGRRAPEDHPEEDLPHKEPPPMPKKVMPAPVVLPQPVPKLEPLNGPITNPKASPTTPNQSNNLITVPATAGHITGSPTREVQIRPPASPRPACFFSLLRDLFVSTPQHRLTYGELQILLSSWREINSDASIPIGEWPRFRPDWSKLLQSAINFLSGDFASVPADYVPYIEHKTQLGIYQWIGAGRDSDARLLSLCQFWLRTQREKQSQLSPVLISGVQLNSLVDASPTPPPRCPTTWTVRSATQVEMLEFQRQERIRFEYPHRPFTYRLNGYESVVGPVKGIYTQSLPLNKARGHAVMVDDRPPFVTILTLVRDATARLPNGEGTRSEISELLKCSQYISQQAADNVLQTIVSGALDRMHGGPDPCVKYDARRKIWIYLHRNRSEAEFEKMHRHNQSLVKQKQQQRKQLNRPKIPDDGSGLAADHQQEQVPALVPAVVSPVPVSVQQPVVASLQMKKPLAVKCPPVPPLKYHVPPGTPVGGTIVSASSNINANQIPIQHIQKSLLKPVGVPNSALSPVQRQLATGKSGTFAISKISPTRNTTPILVSTPSGLQTVHVATTPNQAGGSASPTVAKKLTIKKPVPNNKIGNFIIPMDQQQSGQQPTQQGQHVKVQPIAGKPKSLTITPRPQMPKNIIRLLPAGGATVTGNSVIGGTKPSSVQILGPRVVPQIQTVRPAQQKIGAVSIVANKPVTSVAATETASPVTMSTISSPVPGGGTIVKMSPQAFANLQQQQQQLKQKVNNASPALNSPQQRIIVGNTAISSNKKIVFQSLAKAAPKILSTSPSGSVTKATTNLSPQQQRIVLQNFKQPVMATNQSGTLTAVGGNATRVIRATPATSVGTGGIVGAGNPQTAGQIITLDNLLQKQPAGGKLLTTAGNNIYQLATSSAGNVITLSPNQPTKQLPTMTRIVSATSTTPATGNASTVVPKIIGKTTVLPGKPLLLHAKTLKQLGSSSVATTQTTTTTTTAVASASVGGAGGTVVAGTGVTNAAGRTTQNIVIGGQTVKLQGAISARGAGAPVQTVIMGNQLLRLASSTSNSGTTSTSGITTSPKTLLIGPGGTQTLRLAKNVLVANKQITSTANSSVVNSSTTASPAATATATPSNNLVFAVQGNGGQLFFSPGLQGMNLKPLSSLKVIPMAAASASGAAVGGKISVTTAAGEAGAKTLSTKLIPATVLKTATGSGN, from the exons ATGAGCAACATAAATGTAAACACAGTGCCCAGGCCGAGTCCAAATGCCAATGGGAATCCAAATGCGAATCCAAATCGCAGTGTGGCctccgaggaggaggagggcgaTGGCCGGATGAGCGACAGCGGGAGCAACTCGGCCAGCAGCCAGCAGAGTCGGACGTCGAGCAGCAGCTCCTCGGACTCGTCGAGCGGTTCACTGGAGGATGATCCGGATGGCGAGGACGAGGATATGTCCGCCCAGGACGCGGGCAGCGCCTCGGAAACGGAAGACGACACCACCACCTGCCAGTCGGATGAACTGGAGCTGGCGCAGCTCACTGGACGGGATATCTTTCGGTTGCCGCGGGGCTTGTGCGAAAATGCATCTATTTTTCATGAATTCTTCTCTCTTGAGACCTGGCAACAGCTGCCCCATCACCTCCAGGCCCGACTACAGCCGATGCTTCCGGACTTCTCCCGTTTGGTATCCGGACAGGCACAGGCCGGTGCGGAACAGCAACGTACACTGGTGCAGCTATTTAATGGTGGCCTTCAGCGCTTCGGCCAATCACCACTGCTTCAGCTACAACGTCAACTTGAGGAAGGAAACCTGCGTCCCGATGTCCTTCAGCTGCGGAGGAGCATACAGCATTCGGGCAGAAGGGAATTTCGTTTCCAGCAGGCTGAGCGCCTAAGTCTGCTAGCCAAGGAGCTCTTTCTGTCAAGGGAACAGCTTCTCCAGCATGCCTACACCTCTGCTCCACCTTCTGATGGTGCATTGGGTAAAAATTTGCCAAGGCCACGTTCCCGTAAGAGAAAGCCGCCCACACTGTCGATGGAGAACAAATTTTGTTCGCAGCGTGCCAAGAAACGCTATGCCCAGGAGCTTCTGGAACTAATAGGCGAGCTAGAAGCAAAACCCGGTGACATCAGtgccgaggaggaggaagaggacgAGGAATGCCGACAGCTCATGGACCGATTGGCCAAAGGCCCACAGGAATTCAAATTGGAGGAGCCCAAGGCTCCGGAGCCGGCAGGTCCTGGCAGGCCCTCGAATGCGGCAGATAAGAAATGCATTTACAACACCTTCTTCAAGCGCCGACCTGGTGTAGACGATGACCTTGTGCTGCGTTCCATGCAGGCGGAAAAAATTCCCAAGCTTAACGACAAGAACTTCCGGAAGTATCTAAGAGACTACAAGCGCCGGAAATTGGAACAACCG GAAAGTCCCGAGTTCGATACATCGGAGGTACGGCTGCGCGACATATGCACTCGAGCACAGTTCGTTGGAAGCTTTAAGCCAGGTCGGAAACCGAAAGCGCTCATGGCACGCCTCAATCCCGATCCACCGGCTCTGGTGCCGATTGGAGTAACGCCCACGAAGAACGAGTTTGTAGATGAGGAGCCCATGCTGCTGGATGAACCTCAGCAACTATACGGCCGCCGAGCACCGGAAGACCATCCGGAAGAGGACCTGCCGCACAAGGAACCCCCGCCTATGCCAAAGAAAGTAATGCCCGCTCCAGTTGTTCTTCCACAACCCGTGCCCAAGTTGGAACCTTTGAATGGACCCATAACAAATCCCAAGGCGAGTCCCACGACACCCAATCAATCGAACAACCTCATTACTGTTCCTGCAACTGCTGGACATATCACTGGCAGTCCCACACGGGAAGTGCAGATTCGTCCGCCAGCCTCACCACGACCCGCCTGCTTCTTCTCTCTGCTGAGGGATCTATTTGTATCCACACCGCAGCACAGGCTAACATACGGTGAACTGCAAATTTTGTTGTCCAGCTGGCGGGAAATCAACTCAGATGCCTCAATACCTATCGGGGAATGGCCACGATTCCGGCCGGATTGGTCTAAGCTGTTGCAATCGGCAATCAACTTCTTATCGGGTGATTTTGCTTCCGTTCCTGCCGATTATGTTCCCTATATTGAACACAAAACTCAATTGGGAATCTATCAGTGGATAGGAGCCGGTCGGGACTCGGATGCTAGACTCCTCAGCCTGTGTCAGTTTTGGTTGCGAACGCAAAGGGAGAAACAGTCTCAACTCAGCCCGGTTTTGATTTCGGGTGTTCAGCTGAACTCATTGGTCGATGCTTCACCAACACCACCTCCAAGATGTCCCACCACCTGGACTGTGCGATCGGCAACTCAGGTGGAGATGCTTGAATTCCAGCGCCAGGAGAGAATACGCTTTGAGTATCCGCATCGGCCGTTTACCTATCGTCTGAATGGGTATGAGAGTGTGGTAGGTCCAGTCAAAGGAATCTATACCCAAAGTCTGCCACTGAACAAAGCAAGGGGTCACGCAGTTATGGTTGATGACCGACCTCCATTTGTAACTATCCTGACTCTAGTTCGAGATGCTACCGCACGGCTTCCCAATGGAGAGGGAACACGCTCTGAGATCTCCGAACTGCTTAAGTGCTCCCAGTACATCAGTCAACAGGCTGCGGATAATGTGTTACAGACCATCGTCAGTGGAGCCTTGGATCGAATGCACGGTGGTCCGGATCCTTGCGTGAAGTACGATGCCAGGCGGAAGATCTGGATTTATTTGCATCGAAATCGCAGTGAGGCGGAATTCGAGAAAATGCATCGGCATAACCAGTCCTTGGTaaaacagaaacagcagcAAAGGAAGCAACTGAACAGGCCTAAGATACCAGATGACGGCTCTGGGTTAGCTGCGGATCACCAGCAGGAGCAAGTACCCGCCTTGGTTCCAGCAGTTGTCTCACCGGTTCCAGTTTCAGTGCAACAACCAGTTGTTGCTTCTCTGCAGATGAAGAAACCACTCGCCGTTAAGTGTCCGCCAGTGCCGCCCTTAAAATATCATGTACCACCAGGCACGCCAGTTGGAGGAACGATTGTATCAGCCTCATCCAATATAAATGCTAATCAAATCCCCATCCAGCACATACAGAAATCTCTGCTTAAGCCTGTGGGAGTGCCCAATTCCGCTCTATCGCCCGTTCAACGGCAATTGGCAACTGGTAAATCTGGCACCTTTGCGATCTCTAAGATCAGTCCCACGCGAAATACTACGCCCATATTGGTTTCCACTCCCAGTGGCTTGCAAACAGTGCATGTTGCAACCACTCCAAATCAAGCAGGAGGATCCGCTTCCCCGACGGTTGCCAAAAAGCTGACCATCAAGAAGCCTGTTCCTAATAACAAAATAGGAAACTTTATCATACCCATGGATCAACAGCAAAGCGGCCAGCAGCCGACGCAACAGGGACAGCATGTGAAGGTGCAACCGATTGCTGGAAAACCCAAGTCACTCACTATCACGCCGCGTCCCCAGATGCCGAAGAACATTATTCGTCTGTTGCCCGCTGGAGGAGCCACCGTAACCGGGAACTCAGTGATAGGTGGTACCAAGCCAAGCTCTGTTCAGATCCTTGGTCCCCGCGTAGTTCCGCAAATCCAGACAGTGCGTCCGGCTCAGCAGAAGATCGGAGCTGTTTCCATTGTGGCAAACAAACCAGTTACAAGTGTGGCCGCTACAGAAACTGCAAGTCCTGTGACAATGAGCACTATCAGTTCTCCTGTCCCTGGGGGCGGAACGATAGTAAAAATGTCGCCTCAAGCATTTGCCAatcttcagcagcagcagcaacagctgaaACAGAAGGTTAACAATGCCAGTCCTGCCCTGAACTCACCGCAGCAAAGGATCATTGTGG GCAATACGGCAATTTCCTCGAACAAGAAAATCGTATTCCAGTCCCTGGCAAAAGCAGCACCCAAAATACTCAGCACATCGCCAAGTGGTTCGGTAACCAAAGCAACGACAAATTTGTCACCGCAGCAGCAGAGAATTGTGCTGCAGAACTTTAAACAACCGGTAATGGCTACCAATCAATCCGGTACCTTAACGGCAGTGGGAGGAAATGCAACCCGCGTTATTCGAGCTACTCCAGCCACATCTGTAGGAACTGGAGGAATAGTGGGAGCGGGAAACCCACAAACAGCAGGGCAAATCATTACCTTGGATAATTTGCTACAAAAGCAACCTGCTGGAGGAAAACTGCTCACAACCGCTGGCAACAACATCTACCAGTTGGCCACTTCCTCGGCAGGAAATGTAATTACACTTAGTCCCAACCAGCCGACGAAGCAGCTACCTACAATGACACGAATTGTGAGTGCCACCAGTACTACTCCGGCAACTGGAAACGCGTCGACTGTGGTGCCCAAAATTATTGGAAAAACTACTGTGCTTCCGGGAAAACCACTACTACTGCACGCCAAGACATTAAAACAGCTTGGCAGCAGTAGTGTGGCCACTACCCAGACCACCACAACGACGACAACAGCAGTTGCATCAGCGTCAGTGGGAGGAGCAGGTGGAACCGTGGTTGCGGGAACGGGAGTGACTAACGCTGCCGGGCGAACAACTCAGAATATTGTGATTGGTGGTCAGACGGTGAAGCTGCAGGGAGCG ATTTCCGCTCGAGGTGCCGGCGCACCCGTTCAGACTGTCATTATGGGAAACCAACTGTTGCGTTTAGCCAGTAGCACCAGCAATAGTGGAACTACTTCCACTAGCGGCATAACGACGTCACCCAAAACGCTGCTAATAGGACCGGGAGGCACTCAAACGTTGCGCTTGGCCAAGAACGTACTGGTGGCCAACAAGCAAATCACTAGCACAGCAAACAGCAGCGTTGTTAACAGCTCCACGACAGCATCTCCAGCTGCGACAGCGACGGCAACGCCTAGCAACAATCTCGTTTTCGCCGTGCAAGGCAACGGCGGACAGCTCTTCTTCTCACCGGGACTGCAGGGCATGAACCTGAAGCCACTGTCCAGCTTAAAAGTGATACCCATGGCTGCAGCATCGGCAAGTGGGGCAGCGGTAGGGGGCAAAATCTCTGTGACCACGGCTGCCGGCGAAGCAGGAGCAAAAACGCTGAGTACAAAACTAATACCGGCTACGGTTCTCAAGACGGCCACAGGGAGTGGCAACTAG
- the LOC117142398 gene encoding uncharacterized protein LOC117142398, whose protein sequence is MEFSADLNGFNEDSIEPCRTCGIYFTMGMDMDQAIVKPIFGSDDAAVADMAEILEQMNDWNIKVAREDGRPQYMCIACIAEFHRLIKFKRSCVETQEQFSELEYHREHNGIIIKREIEPEEEKFCGFIYLDTDEEDNSDEDGSRRVCAAFDIPHVPIKEEHMARVPVQNNDKFDPPEPKDFASPVDSGFAMINNDALTSGMLGPSIADRSGTADDGSEEEEEEEEEIVRFTYDDDNDAIAPLPPPIYSPVVCCKLCFYESPDQDAHMEHMRRTHLLKDWECHICGKKFTNAQESRIKFHIKYHKLQRHIKCPVCGFICNSKETLKEHKQAVHVRTKCTYCGKTVKNATLQAHLKKHLEEGEAELAQQLKKLEQLPVNLQSQQLSSLESSVAKVTTAFEGSNIPGESTVPEDSNVTEDSSVPSIETSIHADIQCPMDPPADGEVPVTAASPSCEPTESVIECSYCSDTFEKAQQLQAHVLATHTQTRKRRRSSDNKSLVRKTTQEMPTSPLAKITKKPTIESEESVVREDSSAQLDSTAQQESRTAATSNDSPPVEQVPEKAYISCYICGRSFDLKIKLNRHLKQHKD, encoded by the exons ATGGAGTTCAGTGCGGATCTGAATGGCTTCAATGAGGACTCCATCGAACCCTGCCGGACTTGCGGAATTTACTTTACCATGGGAATGGACATGGACCAGGCGATTGTGAAGCCCATTTTCGGTTCGGATGACGCCGCCGTCGCAGATATGGCGGAGATCCTCGAGCAAATGAATGATTGGAACATAAAG GTTGCGAGGGAGGACGGACGACCGCAGTACATGTGCATCGCTTGCATTGCCGAGTTTCACCGGCTGATTAAATTCAAGCGCAGCTGTGTGGAAACACAGGAGCAGTTCAGCGAGCTCGAGTACCACCGCGAACATAATGGCATCATTATTAAACGGGAAATTGAGCCGGAGGAAGAGAAGTTCTGCGGATTTATATATCTGGATACCGACGAGGAGGATAACAGCGACGAGGACGGCAGTAGACGCGTGTGTGCCGCCTTCGACATACCGCATGTGCCCATTAAGGAGGAACACATGGCCCGAGTGCCAGTACAAAATAATGACAAGTTTGATCCACCCGAACCCAAAGATTTTGCGTCGCCTGTCGACTCCGGATTCGCCATGATAAACAACGATGCGTTAACGTCCGGCATGTTAGGACCGTCTATTGCGGATCGCTCCGGGACGGCCGACGATGGCTccgaagaagaagaggaggaggaggaggagataGTCAGATTTACATACGATGACGACAATGATGCGATAGCCCCGCTTCCGCCGCCGATTTACTCGCCGGTTGTGTGTTGTAAGCTTTGCTTTTACGAATCACCCGACCAGGATGCGCATATGGAGCACATGCGCCGCACCCATCTCCTCAAGGACTGGGAATGCCACATTTGCGGCAAAAAGTTCACAAATGCTCAAGAATCGCGCATCAAGTTTCACATCAAGTATCACAAGTTACAGCGGCACATTAAGTGTCCCGTTTGCGGGTTTATCTGCAACTCCAAGGAGACTCTCAAGGAGCACAAGCAGGCAGTGCACGTACGCACAAAGTGCACATACTGTGGCAAAA CTGTAAAAAACGCCACTCTGCAAGCACATTTGAAAAAGCACTTAGAAG AGGGTGAAGCCGAACTTGCCCAGCAACTGAAAAAATTGGAGCAGCTTCCAGTTAACCTTCAATCTCAACAGTTATCTTCACTGGAAAGCAGTGTCGCCAAAGTCACCACTGCTTTTGAGGGCTCAAATATTCCTGGGGAATCCACTGTTCCTGAAGATTCTAATGTAACCGAAGACTCCAGTGTTCCTTCAATAGAGACTTCCATTCATGCGGACATACAATGTCCAATGGACCCACCTGCAGACGGAGAAGTTCCTGTTACAGCTGCTTCACCGTCATGCGAGCCAACTGAAAGTGTCATTGAGTGCTCATATTGCAGCGACACATTTGAGAAGGCCCAGCAGCTGCAGGCTCATGTGCTGgccactcacacacagacaAGAAAGAGGCGTCGCTCTTCAGACAACAAGTCATTAGTGAGAAAGACTACGCAGGAAATGCCTACCTCACCCCTTGCAAAGATAACCAAGAAGCCAACCATCGAGTCCGAAGAAAGCGTCGTCCGAGAAGACAGCTCTGCCCAATTAGATAGCACTGCCCAGCAGGAGAGCAGGACTGCAGCGACCTCTAATGACAGCCCTCCTGTCGAACAGGTGCCAGAAAAAGCGTACATCTCGTGCTACATTTGCGGCAGATCCTTTGACTTGAAAATTAAGCTTAACAGACATCTTAAGCAGCATAAGGATTAG